The proteins below come from a single Eptesicus fuscus isolate TK198812 chromosome 5, DD_ASM_mEF_20220401, whole genome shotgun sequence genomic window:
- the LOC103300302 gene encoding 60S ribosomal protein L39: MSSHKTFRIKRFLAKKQKQNRPIPQWIRMKTGNKIRYNSKRRHWRRTKLGL, encoded by the coding sequence ATGTCTTCCCACAAGACTTTCAGGATCAAGAGGTTCCTGgccaagaaacaaaagcagaatcgGCCCATTCCCCAATGGATTCGGatgaaaactggtaataaaatcAGGTACAACTCCAAGAGGAGACATTGGAGAAGAACCAAACTGGGCCTGTGA